In the Flavobacterium sp. J372 genome, one interval contains:
- a CDS encoding SufE family protein, with amino-acid sequence MTIKEIQDDIIDEFSMFEDWEERYQYVIDLGKTLPLVEEQYKTEENIIKGCQSKVWLHGEQQDGKVVFTADSDAILTKGIIAILIRVFSNQSPKDILDADTTFIDEIGLKEHLSPTRANGLVSMIKQIKMYALAFSAKQ; translated from the coding sequence ATGACAATTAAAGAAATACAGGACGATATCATCGATGAATTCTCAATGTTTGAGGATTGGGAAGAGCGTTACCAGTACGTTATCGACCTTGGGAAGACACTTCCGTTAGTTGAAGAGCAGTATAAAACCGAAGAGAATATCATAAAAGGCTGCCAAAGCAAAGTGTGGCTGCACGGTGAACAACAGGATGGTAAAGTTGTGTTTACAGCCGATAGCGATGCCATCCTTACCAAAGGCATCATTGCTATATTAATAAGGGTGTTTTCTAATCAAAGCCCGAAAGATATTCTTGATGCTGATACCACCTTTATAGATGAAATAGGTTTAAAGGAACACCTTTCGCCAACCCGAGCTAACGGATTGGTGAGCATGATAAAACAAATAAAAATGTATGCGCTGGCTTTCAGCGCCAAACAATAA
- a CDS encoding MFS transporter, producing the protein MQDQNTTAPLLTSYQKFVIFILAITQFTVILDFMVMSPLGDILMKDMKLSPSQFGIAVSAYAFSAGASGLLTAGFADKFDRKKLLLFFYIGFIIGTLLCGVVDTFVTLVAARIFTGLFGGVIGSISMAIVADLFALQQRGRVMGFLQMGFGASQVMGIPIGLYLADKWHWHMPFLWIAIMAAIVAVLIGVRMGPINAHLAVKQDKSPFLHLWHTVRNADYRIGFTATALLSIGGFMMMPFGTAFAVNNQGVSHSQLPLIFMVAGVSTLFLMPMIGKLSDKVDKLKLFAIACLWMIAVVVVYTHLANAALWIVIGFNVLMMIGITGRMVPSTALVTGVPEMKDRGAFMSINSSLQQIAGGVAAAFAGTIVVQQTTTSPLEHYDIVGYIVAAITLISIWLMWRVNKMVKRKLAAAPPVHTEFTDVPVQEI; encoded by the coding sequence ATGCAGGACCAAAACACAACAGCGCCTTTACTTACGTCATATCAAAAGTTTGTAATATTTATACTTGCCATAACACAGTTTACAGTAATACTCGATTTTATGGTAATGTCGCCATTGGGTGATATCCTTATGAAAGACATGAAGCTGTCGCCTTCCCAATTTGGCATAGCTGTTTCGGCATATGCTTTTAGTGCAGGTGCTTCAGGGTTATTAACTGCAGGCTTCGCTGATAAATTTGACAGGAAGAAGCTGTTGCTGTTTTTTTACATAGGCTTTATTATCGGCACCTTACTATGTGGTGTGGTTGATACCTTTGTTACGCTGGTGGCTGCACGTATTTTCACCGGCCTCTTTGGCGGGGTTATCGGCTCTATATCTATGGCTATCGTAGCCGACTTGTTTGCACTGCAACAGCGTGGGAGAGTTATGGGATTCCTGCAAATGGGGTTTGGGGCCAGCCAGGTTATGGGTATACCCATCGGGCTGTACCTTGCCGATAAATGGCACTGGCATATGCCATTTTTATGGATAGCCATTATGGCCGCTATTGTGGCGGTACTTATAGGTGTACGAATGGGGCCTATTAACGCGCATCTGGCTGTAAAGCAAGACAAAAGCCCCTTCCTGCATTTATGGCACACGGTAAGGAATGCTGATTACCGTATAGGTTTCACCGCAACGGCGCTTCTTTCGATAGGCGGCTTTATGATGATGCCTTTCGGTACAGCCTTCGCAGTAAATAATCAAGGCGTGAGCCACAGCCAGCTGCCACTCATATTCATGGTGGCGGGTGTGAGCACACTGTTCCTGATGCCGATGATTGGTAAACTGAGCGATAAGGTAGATAAATTGAAGCTATTTGCCATTGCCTGCTTATGGATGATTGCCGTGGTAGTGGTTTATACTCATCTGGCCAATGCTGCATTATGGATAGTTATTGGCTTTAATGTATTAATGATGATTGGCATTACTGGCCGTATGGTACCATCTACAGCGCTTGTAACCGGCGTGCCCGAGATGAAAGATCGCGGCGCATTTATGAGTATAAACTCATCTTTACAGCAAATTGCAGGAGGTGTGGCAGCCGCTTTTGCAGGTACAATCGTTGTACAGCAAACAACTACCAGCCCATTGGAACATTATGACATTGTAGGATATATTGTTGCCGCAATCACGTTGATAAGTATTTGGCTTATGTGGCGGGTAAATAAAATGGTAAAGCGCAAACTTGCCGCTGCCCCGCCTGTTCATACCGAGTTTACCGATGTGCCCGTACAGGAGATATAG
- a CDS encoding DUF3078 domain-containing protein: protein MKKLFALLTLFAVPALYAQQDTIAPSGIVTDTISPWMAKGNASLLFNQSTFDNWLAGGENNISGNVGINYDVNYKKGVWSWDNKFIASYGIVKTRTSAFAKKTDDRLEINSVLGRQISRYWYYSAFANFKTQFTKGYMYERTDEGVEVREEYTNFMSPGYLYAGPGMLYKRDENLKVNLSPATSKFTFVDKAFTLPDEEYFGVKEGKSTRYELGFNASAYYKLDVIANVTFENILNLYSNYLEDPQNVDIDYQLNIVMKINRYLTTNLSFQTIYDDNAFRGFQVRQVFGVAVNYGF, encoded by the coding sequence ATGAAGAAACTATTTGCACTTCTAACATTATTCGCAGTTCCGGCGCTGTATGCACAACAAGATACGATTGCACCTTCGGGTATTGTGACTGATACAATAAGCCCGTGGATGGCTAAAGGAAATGCATCACTACTGTTTAACCAGTCTACTTTTGACAACTGGCTGGCCGGTGGTGAAAATAATATATCGGGCAACGTAGGGATTAACTATGATGTAAATTATAAAAAGGGTGTCTGGTCTTGGGATAATAAGTTCATAGCATCATACGGTATCGTGAAAACGCGTACCAGCGCCTTTGCAAAAAAGACAGATGACAGGCTCGAAATAAATTCCGTTTTGGGCAGGCAAATTTCAAGATACTGGTATTACTCCGCTTTTGCTAACTTCAAAACCCAGTTTACCAAAGGCTACATGTATGAGCGTACCGATGAAGGTGTTGAGGTGCGTGAGGAATATACCAACTTTATGTCGCCAGGCTATTTGTATGCCGGTCCCGGTATGCTGTACAAACGCGATGAAAACCTGAAAGTAAACCTGAGTCCGGCAACATCAAAATTCACTTTTGTAGATAAGGCTTTTACACTACCTGATGAAGAATACTTTGGCGTGAAAGAAGGCAAATCTACGCGATATGAACTTGGTTTTAATGCATCAGCTTACTATAAACTTGATGTGATTGCCAATGTGACGTTTGAAAACATCCTGAATTTATATTCAAATTATCTGGAAGACCCACAGAACGTAGATATCGACTACCAGTTGAATATAGTTATGAAGATTAACCGATACCTTACCACCAACCTGTCATTCCAGACGATTTATGATGATAATGCCTTCCGCGGATTCCAGGTAAGGCAGGTATTTGGGGTAGCAGTTAATTACGGGTTTTAA
- a CDS encoding aminotransferase class V-fold PLP-dependent enzyme, with translation MLDIQKVRADFPILNQKVNGRPLVYFDNAATSQKPQVVIDAISKYYSEINSNIHRGVHALSQLATDAYEASRQKIQKHLNARYAHEVLFTAGTTHGINLVANGFTKFVKEGDEVMVSAIEHHSNIVPWQMLCERTGAKLVVIPMNDNGELVMEEFNKLLTDKTRIVAVNHISNALGTINPIKYIIDKAHTVGAAVLIDGAQAAPHLRPDMQALDCDFYTFSGHKACGPTGSGVLYGKEEWLNKLPPYQGGGEMIKDVSFEKTTYADLPHKFEAGTPNIAGGIVLGIAIDYLDSVGFDNIIAYEQELLDYGTEQLLKIEGLRIIGTAEHKTSVISFMIEGLHPYDVGAILDKMGIAVRTGNHCTQPIMQYFGIPGTIRASFAFYNTKEEIDALVAGLNKAKMMLA, from the coding sequence ATGTTAGATATACAAAAGGTAAGGGCAGATTTCCCGATACTTAACCAAAAGGTAAACGGCAGGCCTCTCGTGTACTTTGATAATGCCGCGACCTCGCAAAAGCCGCAGGTGGTTATTGATGCCATCTCAAAATACTATAGCGAAATAAACAGTAACATTCACCGCGGGGTGCATGCCCTGAGCCAGCTGGCTACCGATGCCTATGAAGCCTCACGGCAAAAGATACAGAAGCACCTGAACGCCAGGTACGCGCACGAAGTATTGTTTACTGCCGGGACAACACACGGGATTAACCTCGTTGCAAATGGTTTTACAAAGTTTGTAAAAGAAGGTGATGAGGTAATGGTATCGGCTATTGAGCACCACAGCAACATTGTGCCTTGGCAGATGCTTTGTGAACGTACCGGTGCAAAACTGGTTGTGATCCCGATGAATGACAACGGTGAGCTAGTGATGGAAGAGTTTAACAAACTGTTAACAGATAAGACCAGGATTGTTGCCGTAAACCATATCAGTAATGCGCTGGGCACTATCAACCCCATAAAGTATATCATAGATAAAGCCCATACTGTAGGCGCTGCCGTGTTGATTGACGGTGCACAGGCTGCCCCGCACCTGCGTCCTGACATGCAGGCGCTGGATTGTGATTTTTATACCTTCTCTGGACACAAAGCATGCGGGCCAACGGGTAGCGGCGTGCTATATGGTAAAGAAGAATGGCTCAACAAGCTGCCACCATACCAGGGCGGTGGTGAAATGATAAAGGATGTGAGTTTTGAGAAAACTACCTATGCCGACCTTCCGCATAAGTTTGAAGCAGGTACACCAAATATTGCGGGCGGAATAGTGCTTGGCATTGCTATTGATTATCTTGATAGCGTAGGATTTGATAATATCATTGCTTACGAACAGGAACTATTGGATTACGGTACCGAGCAACTGCTAAAGATTGAAGGCCTCCGCATTATAGGCACCGCGGAACACAAAACTTCGGTTATATCATTTATGATTGAAGGCCTGCATCCTTATGATGTCGGCGCGATTCTTGATAAGATGGGTATAGCGGTGCGCACGGGCAATCACTGTACACAGCCGATTATGCAGTATTTCGGGATACCCGGAACAATAAGGGCGTCATTCGCTTTTTACAATACAAAAGAAGAGATTGATGCGCTTGTGGCAGGACTTAACAAAGCCAAAATGATGCTCGCTTAA
- a CDS encoding DUF2480 family protein, translated as MKPETNIEDEIINRVANSALQVFDLEDYYPDGERVVIDISQWLWEGFVLREKEFRESLKNHDWQQYEDKFIAIQCSTDAIVPAWAYMLITTYLQPFAKKVIQGSVEEMNTILYSEILAGLDYSQYEGKPVIIKGCARKPVPQQVYTLATQKLLPVAKSIMFGEACSSVPLYKKR; from the coding sequence ATGAAACCTGAAACAAATATAGAAGACGAAATAATAAACCGCGTTGCCAACAGCGCCCTGCAGGTATTTGACCTTGAAGATTATTACCCTGATGGTGAGCGCGTGGTAATTGATATTTCACAATGGCTGTGGGAAGGTTTTGTACTGAGGGAAAAAGAATTCCGCGAGAGCCTTAAAAACCATGACTGGCAGCAATATGAGGATAAGTTTATTGCCATTCAATGCAGTACCGATGCTATTGTGCCCGCCTGGGCTTATATGCTTATTACAACTTATCTGCAACCATTTGCGAAGAAAGTGATACAAGGCTCTGTTGAAGAAATGAACACGATATTATATAGTGAAATACTTGCGGGGTTAGACTACAGCCAATACGAAGGCAAGCCTGTTATCATTAAAGGTTGTGCCCGAAAGCCTGTGCCACAGCAGGTATATACACTGGCTACCCAAAAGCTGTTGCCTGTTGCCAAAAGTATAATGTTTGGCGAGGCATGTTCATCTGTCCCGCTCTATAAGAAGAGATAA
- the hflX gene encoding GTPase HflX, whose translation MLEKETTNFEKTVIAGIITQNQSEDKLNEYLDELEFLTFTAGGEAIKRFSQKMDKPNPKTFLGTGKIEEINTYIKEYGVSTVIFDDELTPAQQKNLTRELDCKVLDRTNLILDIFAQRAETSYARTQVELAQCQYLLPRLSGMWTHLERQRGGIGMRGPGETEIETDRRIVRDRIALLKEKIRTIDRQMSVQRSNRGAMVRVALVGYTNVGKSTLMNVISKSEVFVENKLFATLDTTVRKVVIKNLPFLLSDTVGFIRKLPTQLVESFKSTLDEVREADLLLHVVDISHPDFEDHIASVNQILQDIKSIDKPTIMVFNKIDAYKPLKIDADDLMTEKTSQHNTLEEWRETWMSNVGEKNALFISATNKENFEEFREKVYEAVREIHITRFPYNNFLYPDYKENLSEDKE comes from the coding sequence ATGCTTGAAAAGGAAACTACAAATTTTGAAAAGACAGTAATTGCAGGAATAATTACACAAAATCAGTCTGAAGATAAACTTAATGAATATTTGGATGAACTGGAATTCCTGACTTTTACCGCTGGCGGAGAGGCTATAAAGCGATTTTCGCAGAAAATGGATAAACCAAATCCAAAAACATTTTTAGGCACCGGAAAAATTGAAGAGATTAATACATATATTAAAGAGTATGGTGTTTCTACCGTAATCTTTGATGATGAGCTTACTCCTGCCCAGCAAAAAAACCTGACCCGCGAGCTTGACTGTAAAGTACTTGACCGTACCAACCTCATCCTTGACATTTTTGCGCAGCGTGCGGAAACATCTTATGCACGCACCCAGGTTGAGCTGGCGCAATGCCAGTACTTACTGCCACGCCTATCGGGTATGTGGACACACCTTGAGCGCCAGCGTGGCGGTATAGGTATGCGCGGACCCGGTGAAACAGAAATTGAGACTGACCGCCGTATTGTGCGCGACCGAATAGCTTTATTAAAAGAAAAAATCAGGACTATAGACCGCCAGATGAGTGTACAGCGCAGCAATCGGGGCGCTATGGTACGGGTAGCACTGGTAGGATATACAAATGTAGGCAAGTCAACCCTTATGAACGTGATAAGCAAAAGCGAAGTATTTGTTGAGAACAAGCTCTTCGCCACACTTGATACTACTGTACGTAAGGTGGTAATTAAAAACCTGCCGTTTCTACTGAGCGATACCGTTGGTTTCATCAGAAAATTACCTACTCAACTGGTAGAATCGTTTAAAAGCACACTTGATGAAGTGCGTGAAGCTGACCTGCTGCTACATGTAGTTGATATTTCGCATCCTGATTTTGAAGACCATATTGCATCGGTAAACCAAATATTGCAGGACATAAAGAGCATTGACAAGCCTACTATTATGGTTTTCAATAAAATTGATGCTTATAAGCCGCTGAAGATTGATGCTGATGACCTGATGACCGAAAAAACATCGCAGCACAATACCCTGGAAGAATGGCGCGAAACCTGGATGAGCAATGTAGGCGAAAAAAATGCGCTATTCATTTCAGCAACCAATAAAGAAAATTTTGAAGAATTCCGCGAAAAGGTGTATGAAGCAGTAAGAGAAATACATATCACGCGTTTTCCGTATAATAATTTCCTTTATCCTGATTACAAGGAAAATCTTTCAGAAGATAAGGAATAA
- a CDS encoding SUF system Fe-S cluster assembly protein — protein sequence MEHEIDTAQLGEQIVKVLKGIYDPEIPVDIYELGLIYDVMVNTDNEVKILMTLTSPNCPVAESLPQEVQDKINKIEGVKDTEVEITFDPPWSRDLMSEEAKLELGML from the coding sequence ATGGAACACGAAATAGACACTGCACAACTTGGCGAGCAAATAGTAAAAGTACTTAAAGGTATTTATGATCCTGAAATCCCGGTAGATATATATGAGCTTGGGCTTATATATGATGTAATGGTAAATACCGATAACGAAGTGAAGATACTCATGACGCTTACATCACCTAACTGCCCGGTAGCGGAGAGCCTTCCGCAGGAAGTGCAGGATAAGATCAATAAAATAGAGGGCGTAAAAGACACTGAGGTAGAGATTACTTTTGACCCGCCATGGAGCCGCGACCTTATGAGCGAAGAGGCTAAGCTGGAGCTTGGAATGCTTTAA